AGGAAAAGGCTGATGAAGTTGTTGAAGTACAAATGCTTCAGCATCGAAAAGAGATCGATGACGTAGGCACTGTCCTTGAAAAGTTAGATGAAAGAATCAATTATTTAGAGTCCGTGATTTCAGAAAAGGAAAACAAAATTGTATCATTAGAAGAAAAAATGAACATTCGAAAAAACAAAAAACGTCGTTTTGCTGAAATCTTTAGTTTTTAAAAACGCTTTAATTGCCATGAAACCTTTGCTAAAATCAACTTGAGGTGATTTACAACATGACAAATGAAGAAATAGATCATTTAGTTAAACTTTCAAATCAATTGTTAACAAAGAACCAAGAAGCTTTAAAGCATTTTGAAACATATCGTTTAAATAATGAACAAGCTGATTTCATGTCACTGATTAAGCCTTTTGCTGATGATGTCCATCAAAAAGCAGATGAATGGATGCCACTAGCAGTCCAGTTTATCCGTGATGAAAAACCAAAGTATCTTCACGAGAATCAAATAAATGATGCACACGAAAATATTCATATTGAGGCGGTTACTTGCTTTCAAGCGGATACGAAGAAGAAGCGTTTTCTAGAAAGAAATAAGTCCATTTACTACACAATTGACAGTTTGTTAAAGTCGATAAATGAATAAAGGTCTAGAAAAGTAATTCCGTTTAAAGGTAGAAAATAAAAAAACAGCTTTTTTTGGAGATAATTTGTGCCTGAATTATCTCTTTAACTTTTGGTTGATACGCAGTTGAAATACACTTCGCTTTCCACGGGCACGGCTTCAGCTAACTTTGGAAAGAAAACTTATTTCTTTCCAAAGTGGATCTTCAGCTCGAGCTGTTCCCGCTGGAGTCTACGTGTATTTCTACTGCTTCGGCCATCTAATCTTGTTCATTTGTATTTGAAGAAAACATCTTTTATAACAGTTTTCATTTTAAAGCTACTACCTCCGTATTCGATTGACAGTTTACCCCGGGGCTTGCCACTTTCATACGGTTATAAATATGATGACGTTAAGGAGGTACTCCTTTTTTTCTTTTAACTCTTACTTAAAAAGGCTGAGATTTATAAATGAAACAAAGCTCTATTCACATTGACTTTATAACTCAAGAAGTGATAGCCGTCTTATTGATAAAAGGAAATCCGTCAAAAATCCGAAGACTCCAGCGGGAAAAGCAATAGGCGAAGATTCAACAGGGCTTAAGCCCTGTTTAGCTGGGGCATTGCCCGTGGCAAAGAAGACACCGTGAATTAGAGCGAAGTGAAGGATGAACTGTTGTCGCGCTTGTGCCATGGGGTGAAAGCGAAGGAACTTTTGAACGGATATAATTCCTTATTCATTGACTCAAACGTCCATGGTGTATTTTATGTCGCACTTGCATCTTGAGCTGAAAGCGTCCGCCTGTTAACGGATTCGAGTGCTTATCTTAATAAAAATGAAAATAAAAAGGCAACATGTAAAACTAAATGGTAAACGTGTTGCCATTACTATTTTTTTATAGTTTTACACCTGGAAAACGGAACTACTTACTTTTCGTTTTGAGTGGCTCTTTTCTATATGGAGTATTTTCTTACATATACTTTTGGGTTACTTTTTTGTATACTTCTGAGAGTAGGTTATTAAAACTCGGGAGTGAAAGACGTGAGAAAGTTAGGGAAAACAATCGTCCTTTTTCTGCTTTTATTTATGATTACTGCATGCGCTGAAGATGAGAATTGGTATGTAGTAGAAGATGTGCAGGAAAGAGAAGATGTGGTAGAATTTTTGACTGATTATAATAATATGTGGACAAGAAGTTTAGAAGAACATTCATTTTCAATGATGGAGCCATTTTTTGTTGCGAATAGTCATGTTTATCATATGCAACGAAGACAACACCAGCAATTATTAAGTGAACGTAAAGTAGAAGAAGTAGTTGAGGTCATTGATAAAGAAGTGGAAGTAAGTGAAGCCGGAGAATATAAAGTAACGACCAATGAAGAGATTCAAGTGCGACAAGTAGACCAAGTCGAGGTGCAAGAACGAGCAAGGTCATACTATGTCGCAGATTCAGCACGTGGCTACCGAATTACTTTAATCGAACGGCAAGATTAAACAGATGAAGATTGTTGTGAAGGAGCCTTTACTGGAAGGCTCCATTTATATTTTACAGAAAGCATTCTAAAAGCAATGATTGCAATAAATAATAGCGTAATTTTCCAAGTTGTATCCACGATATTTAATCCGATAAGTAGTCCTCCAGCAAAAGCCCATAAAATATAAATCTCTTGCTTTAAAACTAACGGTTTTCTTCCTGCTAAAACATCACGTATCATTCCACCACCTGTTCCAGTTAAAACAGCAGCGACAATGACAGCACTTATAGGGTGTCCCATAGATGTTGCAAATAAAGCACCTTGAATAGCGAATGACGCCAACCCAATTGCATCAAAAAAGATTCCCCAGCGTTTCCATTGATGAAGCCATACTCTAGGAAAGAAAAAAGCAACGGTCATGACGATAAATGCCATCGTAAAAAGTGTGCCTTGTTCCCACAATGCTGAGACGGGTAAACCAATTAATAAATTTCGAATTGCTCCCCCACCAAATGCAGTTGCAAAGCCTAAAACGTAAACACCCATTAGATCATATTTTTCTTCCATAGCTACAGTGACACCACTAAGTGCAAAAGCAATCGTGCCGATGATATTAAACACGTCCCACGTCATTCCTTCACTTCCTCTTTCAATATTTCCCTTTTGAAACTTTAACACGAACTTCGGGTGTTCACTAGACTTATTTTATAAAATGGCCAATAAAAAAAGCCGCCCAGTATGGACAGCATTTTTATTGATTATATTTTCTCTATATCGAAGACGCGAAACCCTTCTTTTTCCAAATGCTTAATGACTGAAGTTAGTGTTTCTTCCGTAGTATTTTTCGGAAGGGTGACAAGCACCCGTCTGAAAAAAGTACTTTCATTATCTAATGTAAGCATACTTTGAATGTTCGTATGTTTTTTCAGGCTTGAAACGATCATATTTAACGCACCTTGATATTCGTGAGTTGAAATTGTTAATGTGTAGCTTCCAGTCTTAACGCCCCATGAGTCTTCAAGAATTGACATGACATTTGCATGTGTCAATATCCCTGTAAATTTATGATCCTCTTCATGAACGGCAAGGTATGGGTATTTTTTGATGTTTGTGAAAATGCGGAAAAATGATGCTTGTTCGTCGATATAAACAGATTCGTCTTCACAAAGGTCCATAACTGAATCTTCCCAGTTAACGGTTTCTTTAACAATTGCTCGATAAATGTCTTGTGCATAAATGTTGCCTTTAAAGTATGTAGCCGTTTTGTCTAAGATGGGAATACAACGAAATCCACTATCCTCTAGTTGTTGAAGAGCTTCCTTAATTGTATACGATTCTTTAACAAATGTTACTTCTTCTTTAGGAATGATATTATACTTAATTTTCACTGTTCATGCCCCTTTCTCAAATCAAGCTTATCATTATTATAAACGATAATAATCAGAAAAAAACTATAATTTTAAATATTGTCAAATGTATAAGTGTCATCATATATCGAATTCAATTGGTCGAATAAATTCATTTAAAAATGAGAAATTTAAGGATGGAGGTGGATGAAATGACAAACTCAAGTTACTTGCAAGGAGCAATCAACGAGATTGAGCATGTCATGACGAACGCAGAAGAACAATTAACTGCTTCTAAGAAAGTCCAGCCTGGTGATCCGAATGAATTCTCTGAGGCACAGTTGCAACTTGAAGCTGCTAATATGGAGCTTGAAAAAATACTAAGAAGCGCTACTGCAGAACAGAGAGATCAATTGCTGCGATTACAGCAACAAGTTCATCAGCTGCAAAATCGAATGATCCTAGGATTGTAACGGTAAAGACCTGTTTTTATCTAATATGATGAAGCAGGTCTTTTTATGTGTTTAAAGCAATGATAAGTTTTACTAAAATGTATCGAATATCACGCATTGGAGCTATCTAATAAAAATCGCATGCTTAAACATTAGCTTAAGTATATCTGTCTATATTTAGCAGATGTATTAATTGACAAAATTTGGTATGTGTTTTACTCTTATTACATTGTGAATGGAAGGGTGGAAATAAAAAATGATTCAATGATCCTAACTTTTATAGAAATCATAAATAGCTTAACTTATTTAAGTTTAGATTAATTTTCTTAATATCTAAATGCATATTTGTTTTGGCTATTTATGATTTCTTTGAGGTAGGATTATTGTGTAATGCTCTTTGAATAATGGCTAAAGTTGCAACCTCGGTCTATTTAGGTGTATTTAAGCTGTTATAGTCTGCATTGCCTCCTATCTCAAAATGGATAGGAGGCTTTTATTATTATTTAAATGAGCGATATATAAGAACTTTGTATTGGTGATTTTTTTAAAAGGAGAGGATTTAATGACTAGAAATATTCTTATGAAAAATATGACATTTAAATATTTATCTATGCTTAAACCTGTTTTTAAAAATGTAGAGTTAAATATCAATGAGAATTGGAAATTAGGACTTGTAGGGAGGAATGGTAGAGGGAAAACAACATTTTTAAAAATTCTTTTAAATGAACTTGAGTATGAAGGTACTGTACAGTCAACTTTAGACTTCAAATACTTCCCTAGCTATCCCGACAGTCAATACGATTTAACTGCTTTAGAAGTATTACAAAGATATGAACCAAATATAGAAGTTTGGAAAATAGAACGTGAATTAACGTATATGGGATTACCACCTGACATTTTATATAAGAAATTCAATGTACTTAGTGGCGGCGAACAAACAAAACTTTTATTGATTGAGTTGTTTTTAAGCGAAAATTCATTTCCTTTGATTGATGAGCCGACAAATAATTTAGATTTGTTTGGCAGACAAATCGTAGGTGAATATTTAAGTAATAAAAAGGGATTTATCGTCGTTAGTCACGATGAATATTTTTTGAATCAATTTGTTAATCATATCTTAGCCATTAATAAGGAATCATTGGACCTAATTAAGGGAAATGTTGATACTTGGAAAACCGAAAAGCAAAATGCAGATTTACTCGTGCAAGAAGAGAATTCCAAGTTAAAAGGTGAAATAAATCGGCTAAATGATGTATCTAGACAAGTAAATACTTGGGGGTTAAAAAGAGAAAACAGTACAAAGGATGCTTCTGAAAGAAGATTAGCTGCAAAACAAATGAAAAGAGCCAAAGCCATTAAAAAAAGAACGGAAGAATTGATTGAAGAAAAGCGAGGGCTTATTAATAATATTGAGGATATTGCAGAACTAAAGATGAATGTGGAACAGCCGAGAAAGCAAATAATGTTTCTACGTAATTTTTCAATACTGAGAGATGGAGCACTTTTATTTGAACCAATTAACGTAGATATTTATTCATCTGAACGTTTGTTCATTGAAGGGAAAAATGGTGTAGGTAAATCTACTTTAATAAATTTTATACTGGGGAAAGAACAGTTAGAAACTGTTGGTGACTATGAGATAACACTTCCTAAAAATCTATCCACTCTAAGTCAAAAAAATCAAGAAAATATAGATTTTTCTTCGCTAATGCATAAATTATCGTCTAAATCAGATAAAGAAGAATTTTTACATCTACTTCATCAATTAGGTATAAATCGAGCACACTTTTCAGACCCAACAAGTAAGGATTGGAGTTCTGGGGAGCAGAAAAAAGTTTTTTTAGCTAATGCACTATTAGGAAAAAATGAGTTATTTATTTGGGATGAAGTGACCAATAGCTTGGATATTATGGTTATTAACCAACTGATTGATGCTATAAAGAATTATAACCCCACAATGATTAGTGTTGACCATAATGAATATTTCGTTAGTTCCATAGCTACTAAAAAGATAGAATTAACCTCATTTTATTAAACAATAGTGCAAAGTTAAGGGCAGAAGTTTACTCTTTTTCAACAAAAGAGTATGCGTTAGTAAAATTTCGAGTTGCTATGGTGCAGCTCATTATTGTGCCAATAAACTGGAAAATGATGTTAAGCTAATGGGGAGATCAATTTAACAAGGAGAATTTAAACATTGAAAAAATTTTATATTGCATCGAGCTTTAAAAATATAAATACAGTTCGTTACGTTAGTAATGAATTAATTGATAAAGGTTATATTCAAACATATGATTGGACGAAAAATGATAGAGCTTCAACGATAGAGGATTTAAAAGAAATAGGAAGGCAAGAAAGAAATGCTGTGATGAAGGCTGATTTTATTATTGTATTATTACCAGCAGGTAAAGGAAGTCATATTGAATTTGGTATTGCATTAGGACAAGGCAAAAGAATTTATCTTTACTCACAAAATGATGAAGTAAATAATTTTGAAATAACCAGTACCTTTTACCATTTATCGCAAGTTGAGAAATGTATTGGAACTATAGATGAGTTGATTAAAAAAGTCACAAAATAGACTAGTGTTATTAAGCTAAAGGGTTACTTTGCTTAAATAAGAGTTAGCGTTTTTCTTTTTGTGCTGACGAGCTTAAGAGTGAATGTAAAATTAGGATACGAAAGTTACGAGGGGGGGAAATGGTTTATTCGTATTCTACCTAATAATTAAAACAGCAGTTTCAAAAGGTATAGATGATTCAAAGACAATAAAGGATTTGAAAAAAGAAATTAATGAGTTGAAAGAGCAAAAGTCGGAAGAGCGAAATAGGGTAGAATCTAAACACATTATAAATAGAAAAGCGTAAATCGTTCTTGCACGAAAGAAGATGTGATAGCACAACGTATAGTAACTTCTGTTATAGTGCTAAAGGAAAGAAGCATGAAATAAGAAAGTGGATGTATTTTACTAACATTACAGATATATTCAATAGTAATAGGAGGCATATATGCTAAATATTTATCTTACACGTCATGGAGAAACTCAATGGAACAAAGAAAATCGTTTACAGGGTTCGAAGGATTCGGAACTTACAGATAATGGAATCGAAAATGCAATCATGCTAGGAAAACGATTAAGTAATATTGATTTTAATGCCATCTATTCAAGTACAAGCGAAAGAGCTTTTCAGACTGCTAAATACATAACATTAGATAAAGATATTCCTATTTATACTAATGAAGATTTAAAGGAAATTCATTTTGGTGAATGGGAAGGTAAAACCAAAGAAGAAATACTAGCCATTAAGAATTATAATATTCAATTTCGGAATTTTTGGGATAATCCTCATACCTATAACCACAAACCTCATAAAGGTGAAGGATTAACTGTATTTAAACAGAGGGTAGAAGATGCTGTCAGAAGGGTTATTTCAGAGAACCATAATGGAAATATACTAATCGTTACTCATGCAGTAGTGATAAGAGCTATCCTGTCATTTACCATGAATATTTCAACTGAACAAATGTGGGAGCCACCTTTTATTCATGGGACAAGTCTTACAACCTTTAATTGGGATGGAGAACAGTTTAATTATAAAATGATAGGCGATACATCCCATTTTATGTCTGAGACTAAATTATATTCTGGTTAAACAAGCTTGAATTCTATTACTCCACTAACGGAAGCGATAGCACAAGAAGCTGTCGGTACTCTTGGTCCGCAAACGGGGAGGCAATTAGTTGCTGCGCATCATTAAGAAAATACGTTATCACGCGTTAATGAATGGCTATCTACATAAAAGTCGTAACCATACTCATACGAAAGAATCGATGGTATAATGGGTTTAGCAAAATGGTGAGGGGAGAGGGTTTGTGTGAAAGCGTTAATCGTCATTGATTATACGAATGACTTTGTTGCAGATGAAGGGAAATTAACTAGTGGCGAAAGAGGTCAGTCGATTGAAGAACGCATAACTGAACTGACAAAAGAGTTTATTGACCATAATGATTACGTAATTTTTGCAGTTGATGTTCATGAAGAAAATGATCCATACCATCCTGAAACAAAGCTATTCCCACCGCATAATATACGCGGTACGAAAGGGAGGAAGCTTTACGGACAGCTTGGTATGTTATTAGATAATACATTCCGTGAAGAAAAAGAAAATATTGAGTGGATCGATAAGACGAGATACAGTGCGTTTCAAGGTACGGATTTGGAATTGAAATTGCGTGAGCGAAACGTTCATGAAGTACATCTGACCGGTGTTTGTACGGATATATGCGTGTTACATACTGCTGTAGATGCATATAATAAAGGGTTTTCCATTGTTGTTCATCAAGATGCGGTAGAGAGCTTTGATCCAGTAGGGCATAATTGGGCGATAGAACACTTTAAAAATACACTTGGAGCAAAAGTATTTGTTAGTGGCAAGGAAAGATAATGAATGTTTAAAATGACAAAGAGATGATATGCTCGGCAAAGCATCTAAATCGAGATGATTGCCGGGCGTTATTTTTTGCACTTTAATGTCACTAAAGGATGAAAGTGTTACGACATAGAAGTCTTTCGTCATAAGGGGTTGGCGATCAATCAAGGTTGTTTTAATGTTAATGAGCTGAAAAAATTCAACCATATTGGAGGTGAAGTCATGTTATTTATCGAAGTCGTTTTTCCTGTCGTACTTGTTTTTATTATTGGTTATATTGTGCAAGCTTGGAAGAAAGTGAATTTAACCCCTATTTCAGTCGTTACAATTTATATTTTAATTCCTGCTTTAGTTCTCGTAACGTTATATGAAAAAGAGTTATCGATCGATTTTTTTTACATCGTTCTGTATGCCTTTATATGGTTGTTTTTAATGATTATTATTACGAAATTGTATAGTAAATTGATGAAAAAAGATGAAAATACAGAAAGTGGATTGATTCTTTCAACAGCATTTATGAATGCTGGAAATTATGGTGTACCGATTATTTTATTTGCTTTTGGAGAGGCTGGTTTTGCATACGCGATTATCTTTATGGTGACGCAAACCATCATTATGACAATCTTTGGGGTTTATTATGCTGCAAAAGGTGGAACGGGTGTACGAACTGCGATCAATACAGTCATGAAGATGCCGGCTACGTATACGTTAATTTTAGTCATTATTCTACAAATAGGCGATATTCGAATCCCAGAACCGTTGTTTAATCCAATTGAACTTATTAGCCAGGCTGCGATTCCAGTGACGATGCTTTTATTAGGGATGCAGTTAGCAGGGATCAAGTTAAATAAATTAGAATGGTCAAATATTTCATTTGCCGTTAGCTTACGTTTAATTATTTCACCAATCCTAGCTTTTGGTGTAACATCACTGATGCCGATTTCATCACTAATGCAAACCGTCCTTATTATCGTAAGTTCAATGCCAACTGCAGCAACGACGACCATTTATGCGATTCAATTTGAAACAAAGCCACATCTCGTATCAAGCGTAACATTAATTAGTACGATTTGTAGTGTGTTTACGATTACGTTTTTATTAATGCTTCTCGTGTAAAATGATTACTTTGTGTATCTATTTGCATAAGCACTAGCAACAAAGGATTCGGGTTTGATTTTCGGTTCAATTCCCATCGACTCGATTCGTGACATCATCTCACGAACAAAATATCTAGTTTTGTTACGACTTAAAGCACCGATATCAATATGTCCTTCAACTGTAAATGTTGCACCTTTGTATACGTGTGGTAAAACAATATGAATTAACTCGTCTTTCCTTTTTTCCGTAAACATTGAGACGACTTCTTCAGTTAATGATGTTTCATATGAGATCTTCTCATGTAAATTTGTCATTCTTCTAGGGACAGCTACTTTTCTTATACACGCCCAAGCACCTTTTCCTTCTTGTTGAATGACAATACCAGTCACAAACCTTGTGTAGGTAGAGTGAACTTGACTATCAGTACCAAACATTAATCTATATTTACCATTAGGATCACGTTTCATAAACTGGACAATCCGTTCAAATACTTGTTCAAAGGATAAGTTTTTTTCTCGTAAATTTTCAAATGAGTAATTCATTACTTGAAAGTTTCTCATAATGGTCCACCACATCGATCCTTTCTCAAGAAAATGACCTTTTTACACCTTTTGGAATTAATTGTATTGTGTGAAAAAGGGATGGTAAAAATACACATCATGTTAGGAAATGACGATCTTTTGTTATTCCTTTTACTACATGTCTATTCTTTATAATTATTATTGGTGATGGTTCAATTTTATTAATAGAGACAAGCTAACTTTTAACTTCATAAAAAAAGTTAAATGAAATATGATTATGACGTATGAAATGCCGAATCCATTATGTTTAGAAGCACATGCTTCTTCGCTTTCTGTAGTGGAAAAACATCATAATTAATAGACGCAAAAAAGCCCTAATGGACCTATGACGGGGGAGGAAGGCCATTGGGGCTTTATATATATATAACTCAAAACAAGAAAAGAGACTGACCTTTTTAGTCAGCCTCTTTATTAATTAACAGAATTCATCAGTTGATTTAGGATTTTTTATACCGAATAGAGGGCGAATAAATAGAGCAACATATGTCCCAATCATTGCAAAAATCATCCATACCCAACCGTGAACACTAAATGATGCAATACCACCGAAATAAGCTCCGATGTTACATCCGAAGGCAAGTCTAGCACCGTAACCCATTAACAATCCACCTAAAATAGATGCCATAATGATTTTAAATGGAAGCTTTTTTGTAAAGCTTAGTACGCCACCTGCAGCTGCGGCCATGGTTGCACCAATAAAGATACCAAAGTTCATGACACTTGTTCGATCTGCAAAAATTGATTGCTCTAGTTGAACTTCACGTGAACCAGACCAATACCCCCATTGCAGGACATCGATACCAATAAATTGTGCAATTTTAGATCCCCATAAAGCAAAGGCACTAGTGATTCCCCAAGCAGAACCACTCACCATTAACGTTAGTGCATTAAATACCGCTAAAATAACTGCAGCAGCCCATAGTGGCCAAGCACCGCGGATGATTTTCTTCCATCCTGAGGCTGTTGGAAGTACAGCCATTTTTGGCGAGCGACGTTTTTTAGCGACATAAAATGTTAAGAAAATTATCCCACCGAAGATTGCTAATTGAAGGATCCATGCACCGAAGAAGCCAAGTCCTGTGTGCTCTGCAAGAGAAAATCCTGGAAGATTTGGTGCAGTTTCTGTCCAAAATTCAAAATGCCAAGCTCCGATAACAGAGCCGATTATAAAACTAATCAACACAATGATAGCAGACGTCCTACCTCCACCGATTTGGTAAAGAACTCCGGAAGCACAACCATTAGCTAGTTGCATACCAATTCCAAATAAAAACGATCCGACTATGACACTTGCTCCAATTGGTGCAACAGAGCCAGAAGGGTCAACGCCGAAAAAGCCGATACCAAAATGTAAGATTGGTGCAAATAATGTGATAGCTACAGCTAACATAAGCATGTGGGCACGTAATGCTTCCCCATTTCCTACAGCCATAAATCGCCTGAATGCAGAAGTAAATCCGAATCTAGCGTGGAAAAGTGTATATCCAAAAATAAGTCCAAATGAAGATAAAATAAACATTTGTAATCCAGAAATTGTATAGCTGACAATACCTAAAATTATATATGCAAAAAGACCGATGATGAATGGTTTTAACTGCATGGGTGGTAAAGGTGTTACTTCTTGTATTCTTTGATTGTTTTCATTCAATGACTGTAATGCCATATAAATCACCTCATATCCTATTAACCTTATAGGGATTATCTTCGAATTAAAGGATACTCCACTTCATTCCTAAAGTAAATATGTAAATGATATGTTAAAATGTTAAGAACATTTCATTATATTAAGTATGGGAAGGAGAGGTTCGATGAGCTGGATTGATATTTCACAAACATTAAAAGAAAAGATGGACGTTTGGCCAGGAGACACACATTTTAAATATGATACGACGATGTCAATTGAAGAAGGAGACTCTGTAAACGTAGGAACAATTACAATGAGTTCTCATACAGGAACACATATGGATGCACCATTTCATTATGACACTAATGGGCTGAAGTTACATGAGCTTCCACTTGAATATTTTCATGGTGAAACGTTGGTTATGGATGTATTAGGGAAAAAAGTAATAGAAGTTGATGATGTAAAGGGAATTGACTTTAAAGGTGTAAAAAAAGTTTTATTTAAAACAAGACAGAACGGTCCTGCAAGTTATGATGACTTTACAATACTTTCTCCACAATTAGCTACATATTTAAGTGAAAAGAATATTCATTTGGTAGGGGTGGATTCACCATCGGTAGATCCATTAACGAGTAAAGAATTAAAAGCTCATCATGCTTTAAAGGAGGCAAATATTTTCATTCTTGAAGGTCTCGTATTGAATGAAGTGAAACAAGGCTTTTATGAACTGTTTGCATTCCCTTTGAAAATTGAAGATGCAGATGGCTCGCCAGTCCGCGCCGTATTAAAGGATAACAAACGTACATAAGCTTTACGGAATGATCCGTTTAAAAAACTCAGGGAGTCTCTGAGTTTTTTCTTTTTTTGTGGTGTGGTATAGTAACAGTGGTTGATGGGGGTGCATATATGGAAACAATTTATTCAGAAGAAGAACTTACGAAAATACTAAAAAACGATTCTCACTTTATTTATTTTTTTACACCTATTTGTGGAACTTGTCATATTGCACATCAGTTTTTAACAATCATTGAAAAATTAAATACATCTCCTACTATTCATATGGTAGACATTAATTATATAAAGGTGTTGGCTAAAAAGT
The Bacillus shivajii DNA segment above includes these coding regions:
- a CDS encoding ribonuclease H-like YkuK family protein, translating into MRNFQVMNYSFENLREKNLSFEQVFERIVQFMKRDPNGKYRLMFGTDSQVHSTYTRFVTGIVIQQEGKGAWACIRKVAVPRRMTNLHEKISYETSLTEEVVSMFTEKRKDELIHIVLPHVYKGATFTVEGHIDIGALSRNKTRYFVREMMSRIESMGIEPKIKPESFVASAYANRYTK
- a CDS encoding trimeric intracellular cation channel family protein, producing MTWDVFNIIGTIAFALSGVTVAMEEKYDLMGVYVLGFATAFGGGAIRNLLIGLPVSALWEQGTLFTMAFIVMTVAFFFPRVWLHQWKRWGIFFDAIGLASFAIQGALFATSMGHPISAVIVAAVLTGTGGGMIRDVLAGRKPLVLKQEIYILWAFAGGLLIGLNIVDTTWKITLLFIAIIAFRMLSVKYKWSLPVKAPSQQSSSV
- a CDS encoding TcaA NTF2-like domain-containing protein; this encodes MRKLGKTIVLFLLLFMITACAEDENWYVVEDVQEREDVVEFLTDYNNMWTRSLEEHSFSMMEPFFVANSHVYHMQRRQHQQLLSERKVEEVVEVIDKEVEVSEAGEYKVTTNEEIQVRQVDQVEVQERARSYYVADSARGYRITLIERQD
- a CDS encoding DUF2524 family protein; amino-acid sequence: MTNSSYLQGAINEIEHVMTNAEEQLTASKKVQPGDPNEFSEAQLQLEAANMELEKILRSATAEQRDQLLRLQQQVHQLQNRMILGL
- the cbpA gene encoding cyclic di-AMP binding protein CbpA, which gives rise to MKIKYNIIPKEEVTFVKESYTIKEALQQLEDSGFRCIPILDKTATYFKGNIYAQDIYRAIVKETVNWEDSVMDLCEDESVYIDEQASFFRIFTNIKKYPYLAVHEEDHKFTGILTHANVMSILEDSWGVKTGSYTLTISTHEYQGALNMIVSSLKKHTNIQSMLTLDNESTFFRRVLVTLPKNTTEETLTSVIKHLEKEGFRVFDIEKI
- a CDS encoding YppE family protein, coding for MTNEEIDHLVKLSNQLLTKNQEALKHFETYRLNNEQADFMSLIKPFADDVHQKADEWMPLAVQFIRDEKPKYLHENQINDAHENIHIEAVTCFQADTKKKRFLERNKSIYYTIDSLLKSINE
- a CDS encoding group-specific protein — encoded protein: MKKFYIASSFKNINTVRYVSNELIDKGYIQTYDWTKNDRASTIEDLKEIGRQERNAVMKADFIIVLLPAGKGSHIEFGIALGQGKRIYLYSQNDEVNNFEITSTFYHLSQVEKCIGTIDELIKKVTK
- a CDS encoding cysteine hydrolase family protein — protein: MKALIVIDYTNDFVADEGKLTSGERGQSIEERITELTKEFIDHNDYVIFAVDVHEENDPYHPETKLFPPHNIRGTKGRKLYGQLGMLLDNTFREEKENIEWIDKTRYSAFQGTDLELKLRERNVHEVHLTGVCTDICVLHTAVDAYNKGFSIVVHQDAVESFDPVGHNWAIEHFKNTLGAKVFVSGKER
- a CDS encoding AEC family transporter, translated to MLFIEVVFPVVLVFIIGYIVQAWKKVNLTPISVVTIYILIPALVLVTLYEKELSIDFFYIVLYAFIWLFLMIIITKLYSKLMKKDENTESGLILSTAFMNAGNYGVPIILFAFGEAGFAYAIIFMVTQTIIMTIFGVYYAAKGGTGVRTAINTVMKMPATYTLILVIILQIGDIRIPEPLFNPIELISQAAIPVTMLLLGMQLAGIKLNKLEWSNISFAVSLRLIISPILAFGVTSLMPISSLMQTVLIIVSSMPTAATTTIYAIQFETKPHLVSSVTLISTICSVFTITFLLMLLV
- a CDS encoding YeeE/YedE family protein, with translation MALQSLNENNQRIQEVTPLPPMQLKPFIIGLFAYIILGIVSYTISGLQMFILSSFGLIFGYTLFHARFGFTSAFRRFMAVGNGEALRAHMLMLAVAITLFAPILHFGIGFFGVDPSGSVAPIGASVIVGSFLFGIGMQLANGCASGVLYQIGGGRTSAIIVLISFIIGSVIGAWHFEFWTETAPNLPGFSLAEHTGLGFFGAWILQLAIFGGIIFLTFYVAKKRRSPKMAVLPTASGWKKIIRGAWPLWAAAVILAVFNALTLMVSGSAWGITSAFALWGSKIAQFIGIDVLQWGYWSGSREVQLEQSIFADRTSVMNFGIFIGATMAAAAGGVLSFTKKLPFKIIMASILGGLLMGYGARLAFGCNIGAYFGGIASFSVHGWVWMIFAMIGTYVALFIRPLFGIKNPKSTDEFC
- a CDS encoding ATP-binding cassette domain-containing protein: MTRNILMKNMTFKYLSMLKPVFKNVELNINENWKLGLVGRNGRGKTTFLKILLNELEYEGTVQSTLDFKYFPSYPDSQYDLTALEVLQRYEPNIEVWKIERELTYMGLPPDILYKKFNVLSGGEQTKLLLIELFLSENSFPLIDEPTNNLDLFGRQIVGEYLSNKKGFIVVSHDEYFLNQFVNHILAINKESLDLIKGNVDTWKTEKQNADLLVQEENSKLKGEINRLNDVSRQVNTWGLKRENSTKDASERRLAAKQMKRAKAIKKRTEELIEEKRGLINNIEDIAELKMNVEQPRKQIMFLRNFSILRDGALLFEPINVDIYSSERLFIEGKNGVGKSTLINFILGKEQLETVGDYEITLPKNLSTLSQKNQENIDFSSLMHKLSSKSDKEEFLHLLHQLGINRAHFSDPTSKDWSSGEQKKVFLANALLGKNELFIWDEVTNSLDIMVINQLIDAIKNYNPTMISVDHNEYFVSSIATKKIELTSFY
- a CDS encoding histidine phosphatase family protein — encoded protein: MLNIYLTRHGETQWNKENRLQGSKDSELTDNGIENAIMLGKRLSNIDFNAIYSSTSERAFQTAKYITLDKDIPIYTNEDLKEIHFGEWEGKTKEEILAIKNYNIQFRNFWDNPHTYNHKPHKGEGLTVFKQRVEDAVRRVISENHNGNILIVTHAVVIRAILSFTMNISTEQMWEPPFIHGTSLTTFNWDGEQFNYKMIGDTSHFMSETKLYSG